The genomic DNA CCGGCCGAGCATCATGGCGCCGGCCTCCTCCTGCTCCCGCACCTTGATCTCGTACGCCTCGGGGAGGAACTCCACGTCCTTGAAGGTCCAGCCGGAGTTGCGGTAGCCGGGCTCTCCGCCGGGGGCCTCGACGACACCGTCGAGCGAGACGAAAGCAGTGCTGATCAGGGTGCGCATCGGTGAGTCCTCGATGTCGGTGACGCGTGGCAGTACCGGATGTGACAGTACGACAGGGGAGTGACAACGGGACGGAGTCTCAGCGCACGCCGCGCGGACGGAACTGGACGCTGATCCGCGGGCCGACCGACCGGGTGCTCTTCGGGACGGCGTGCTCCCAGGTCCGCTGGCAGGATCCGCCCATCACGATCAGGTCCCCGTGGCCGAGCACCCGCCGCACCGTCGGCCCGCCGCCGAACCGGGGCCGCAGCAGCAACGGGCGCGCCTCCCCCACCGAGAGGATCGCCACCATGGTGTCCTCGCGGTCGCCGCGGCCGATCCGGTCGCCGTGCCAGGCCACGCTGTCACGGCCGTCGCGGTAGTAGCAGAGCCCCGCGGTCGCGAAGGGCTCGCCGAGCTCCTCCGCGTAGTACCCGCTGAGCGCCGCGCGCGCCCGTTCGAGCACCGGATCCGGCAGCTCGGCGCCCTCCCGGTAGTGGGCGAGCAGCCGCGGGACCTCCACCACCCGGTCGTACATCTCCCGCCGCTCCGCCCGCCACGGCACCTCGGCCGCCAGGCGTTCGAACAGCGCGTCCGCGCCGCCCAGCCAGCCCGGCAGCACGTCGATCCACGCCCCGTCGCCGAGCACGGTGCGCCGCACCCCGCGCAGCGGCCCGAGGCCGGTCTCGCCGACCGCGTCGAACAGCGACCCCTGCAGAT from Kitasatospora terrestris includes the following:
- a CDS encoding alpha-ketoglutarate-dependent dioxygenase AlkB, translating into MEFHLQGSLFDAVGETGLGPLRGVRRTVLGDGAWIDVLPGWLGGADALFERLAAEVPWRAERREMYDRVVEVPRLLAHYREGAELPDPVLERARAALSGYYAEELGEPFATAGLCYYRDGRDSVAWHGDRIGRGDREDTMVAILSVGEARPLLLRPRFGGGPTVRRVLGHGDLIVMGGSCQRTWEHAVPKSTRSVGPRISVQFRPRGVR